The Castor canadensis chromosome 8, mCasCan1.hap1v2, whole genome shotgun sequence genome contains a region encoding:
- the Phlda1 gene encoding pleckstrin homology-like domain family A member 1: protein MRRAPAAERLSELGFPPWRGRQEPPFPLGVARGWGGWPIEKRREGVRPVPFGERTQEDCAGRAARGSGTLRRIRTRLPLCRDPEPPQPLCLLRVSLLCALRPGGRGSRWGEDGARLLLLPPARAAGSGEAEPSGGPPYAGRMLESSGCKALKEGVLEKRSDGLLQLWKKKCCILTEEGLLLIPPKQLQHQQQQQPGQVTAEPSQPSGPAVAGLEPPVKLKELHFSNMKTVDCVERKGKYMYFTVVMAEGKEIDFRCPQDQGWNAEITLQMVQYKNRQAILAVKSTRQKQQHLVQQQPPQPQIQPQPQPQSQPQPQAQPQPQPQPKPQPQQLHPYLHPHPHPHPHAHPHQLQHPHQQPHSQPHGHRLLRSTSNSA, encoded by the coding sequence ATGAGGCGAGCGCCGGCCGCCGAGCGCCTCTCCGAGCTGGGCTTTCCCCCGTGGCGCGGCCGCCAGGAGCCGCCTTTTCCGCTGGGTGTCGCTCGGGGGTGGGGAGGATGGCCCATTGAAAAGCGCCGCGAGGGGGTCCGGCCAGTGCCCTTCGGTGAGCGCACGCAAGAGGACTGCGCAGGCCGGGCAGCTCGCGGCTCCGGGACCTTGCGGCGCATTAGGACGCGGCTGCCCCTCTGCCGGGACCCCGAGCCGCCGCAGCCGCTCTGCCTCCTGCGTGTGAGCCTACTCTGCGCGCTCCGGCCGGGCGGCCGTGGGAGCCGCTGGGGCGAGGACGGCGcgcggctgctgctgctgcccccGGCCCGGGCGGCTGGAAGCGGAGAGGCCGAGCCGAGCGGCGGCCCCCCTTATGCCGGGAGGATGCTCGAGAGCAGCGGATGCAAGGCGCTGAAGGAGGGCGTGCTGGAGAAGCGCAGCGACGGGCTGCTGCAGCTCTGGAAGAAAAAGTGCTGCATCCTCACCGAGGAGGGGCTGCTGCTCATCCCGCCCAAGCAGCTGCAAcaccagcagcagcaacagcccGGGCAAGTGACGGCCGAGCCGTCCCAACCCAGCGGCCCCGCTGTCGCCGGCCTTGAGCCTCCGGTCAAGCTCAAAGAACTGCACTTTTCCAACATGAAGACCGTGGACTGCGTGGAGCGCAAGGGCAAGTATATGTACTTCACTGTGGTGATGGCGGAGGGCAAGGAGATCGACTTTCGGTGCCCGCAGGACCAGGGCTGGAACGCCGAGATCACGCTGCAGATGGTGCAGTACAAGAACCGTCAGGCCATCCTGGCGGTCAAGTCCACgcggcagaagcagcagcacctgGTCCAGCAGCAACCCCCGCAGCCGCAAATCCAGCCCCAGCCTCAACCCCAGTCCCAACCCCAACCTCAAGcccagcctcagcctcagccccAACCCAAGCCTCAGCCCCAGCAGCTCCACCCATACCtgcatcctcatcctcatccgcACCCGCACGCTCATCCACACCAACTACAGCACCCGCACCAACAACCGCACTCGCAGCCGCACGGCCACCGGCTTCTCCGCAGCACCTCCAACTCTGCCTGA